In Vigna angularis cultivar LongXiaoDou No.4 chromosome 8, ASM1680809v1, whole genome shotgun sequence, the DNA window ATGGTTTAACTCCCTGCCTCAAAATTCTATAGAAAGTTTCGACGGCCTAAAGGCCATGTTTGGACGGCAGTTCGCCAACTACCGCTCCCAAGACTTGACCATCTTTCAACTGTCTAGCCTCAGACAGGGGAAAGAAGAAACATTAAAAGCGTTCATGGACCTTTACCAAAAAAAGGTTTGGCGGGTGAAGGGTCTCAACTCCGAGTTGGCCCGTCAATATGTCTTACCGACACTTAAACCCGGGTCGTCCAAAGAGAGCGTCTGTCGGCACGCGCCGAAGACCTTGGAAGAGTTGCGTGAACGAGCAGTAGATGAAATAAGGGTGGAGGAGATGAAGAAGTCTTACCGGAATAAGGCCCAGGAGGCAAAGGAAAAATCGGAGGGCAAAAGCCACGAAGGGCCGTCGGGGGCTTCAGACCGAAGGATCCCCTCAGGGGCTCGCGTTTCTAGCAATACACCCCGTTAAACGCCCATCGAGCTAAGATATTGCAAGAGGCATTGAGCGCCGAACTCATACAGACGCCCAAGAGGCGCCTGACCCCTCCAGGCGCGGACGGGAACAAACATTTCTTGTGGCACCAGAACTTGGGTCACACCACGGAAGAATGTGTGACACTCAAAGATCGGATCGAGGAGCTGATCCGGGCTGGCCAATTGAAGAAGTATGTTAGGGCCGAACCTACCGAGCGCCATGTCGGCTCCTCGGTACAACCGCGTAGTCCCCACAGGAGTCTATTGATCAAGGAAGCTCCTCCAACATCTTGTATTGGAAGACTTTTCAGCGCATGGACCTGTCGGAGGATCTCATTGTGCCATTCAATGAACAGATAGTGGGATTCGCAGGAGAGCGGGTGGACACTCGTGGCTATGTTGATCTCCGTACTCGTTTGGGAACCGGACGGGAGGGCGACGAGAAGAAGGTTCAATATCTGCTGGTAGACGCCAACACGTCTTACAATGTCCTCTTAGGTCGATCGTGCCTGAACGCGTTTGGAGCAATAATGTCCACCTCACATTTAACTATGAAGTATCCATTAGAAAGGGGAACCATCTACACCGTCTGAGCCGACCAAAAAACAACCCGGGAATGCTATGCAGCGGGGTTAAAGCTCCACCCCCGGGTGACGCGACGACGGACGGTCAGTTCAGAGGTGGCGATGGCCGACCTCGACCCCCGGA includes these proteins:
- the LOC108344395 gene encoding uncharacterized protein LOC108344395, with the translated sequence MAFQTGNRTIWCRAFSLSLEGEALEWFNSLPQNSIESFDGLKAMFGRQFANYRSQDLTIFQLSSLRQGKEETLKAFMDLYQKKVWRVKGLNSELARQYVLPTLKPGSSKESVCRHAPKTLEELRERAVDEIRVEEMKKSYRNKAQEAKEKSEGKSHEGPSGASDRRIPSGARVSSNTPR